Proteins from a genomic interval of Micromonospora sp. NBC_00389:
- the murD gene encoding UDP-N-acetylmuramoyl-L-alanine--D-glutamate ligase, whose amino-acid sequence MRLSDLRGRTVAVWGTGREGRAAVTAIAAHGPAELVAVDDSANFLSLPWDGPLAEAAPLVTGEAGFERLAAADVVVRSPGVPQTHPWLVELRGRGVTVTQGTALWMADHAARTVGVTGSKGKSTTSSLISHLLTAMGRPNVFGGNIGVPTLDLPEAELYVLELSSYQCSDLTDSPRVAVVTALFPEHLDAHGGEREYYRDKLNLLAHGPETIVVNGADPRLAAELGDRPAVRAGRTDTTHVATGADGTPWFHLGDQPLFPRAVLPLVGRHNEGNLCVALAVLDALGVDVVADRNSLAVAVAEFQGLAHRLTEITDPSGLTFVDDTLATSPYAAMHAIDAYDGRPLTVIVGGSDRGLDYTPLREHLAEREITVIGIPDSGPRIVEALAGLPAVRTELAEDLVAAVGLARKLTPAGGVVLLSPAAPSYGRFRNFEHRSEVFAQAVADTAR is encoded by the coding sequence GTGCGCCTGTCTGACCTGCGCGGACGTACCGTCGCCGTCTGGGGGACCGGCCGGGAGGGCCGGGCCGCGGTGACCGCGATCGCCGCGCACGGCCCGGCCGAGCTGGTCGCCGTCGACGACAGCGCCAACTTCCTCTCGCTGCCCTGGGACGGCCCGCTGGCCGAGGCAGCCCCACTGGTCACCGGCGAGGCGGGCTTCGAGCGGCTGGCCGCCGCCGACGTGGTGGTCCGCTCGCCGGGCGTGCCGCAGACCCACCCGTGGCTGGTCGAGCTGCGCGGGCGCGGCGTCACCGTCACCCAGGGCACCGCGCTGTGGATGGCCGACCACGCCGCGCGCACCGTCGGGGTCACCGGCAGCAAGGGCAAGAGCACCACCTCCAGCCTGATCAGCCACCTGCTCACCGCGATGGGCCGGCCGAACGTCTTCGGCGGCAACATCGGCGTGCCCACCCTGGACCTGCCCGAGGCGGAGCTGTACGTGCTGGAGCTGTCCAGCTACCAGTGCAGCGACCTCACCGACTCGCCCCGGGTGGCCGTGGTCACCGCGCTCTTCCCCGAGCACCTGGACGCGCACGGCGGGGAGCGGGAGTACTACCGGGACAAGCTCAACCTGCTCGCCCACGGCCCGGAGACGATCGTGGTGAACGGCGCGGACCCCCGGCTCGCCGCTGAGCTCGGTGACCGGCCGGCCGTCCGCGCCGGTCGCACCGACACCACCCACGTCGCCACCGGCGCGGACGGCACGCCCTGGTTCCACCTCGGTGACCAGCCGCTCTTCCCGCGCGCCGTGCTGCCCCTGGTGGGCCGGCACAACGAGGGCAACCTCTGCGTCGCGCTCGCCGTGCTGGACGCGCTCGGCGTGGACGTGGTGGCCGACCGGAACAGCCTCGCCGTCGCGGTCGCCGAGTTCCAGGGGCTGGCCCACCGGCTCACCGAGATCACCGACCCGTCCGGGCTGACCTTCGTCGACGACACCCTGGCCACCAGCCCGTACGCGGCCATGCACGCGATCGACGCGTACGACGGGCGGCCGTTGACCGTGATCGTCGGGGGCAGCGACCGAGGGCTCGACTACACGCCGCTCCGGGAGCACCTGGCCGAGCGTGAGATCACCGTCATCGGCATCCCGGACAGCGGCCCCCGGATCGTCGAGGCGCTCGCCGGGCTGCCGGCGGTACGCACCGAGCTCGCCGAGGACCTGGTCGCCGCGGTGGGGCTGGCCCGCAAGCTCACCCCCGCGGGCGGGGTGGTGCTGCTCTCGCCGGCCGCCCCGAGCTATGGGCGGTTCCGCAACTTCGAGCACCGCTCGGAGGTGTTCGCGCAGGCGGTCGCGGACACCGCCCGCTGA
- a CDS encoding serine hydrolase domain-containing protein: MNRTTISRRAFGKLVGAAGAGTLAAGALGGSPGQAAPQATWVASGTAVAALSAFDSAMQTFMQARHVSAGQLAVTYKGRLVLARGYGNDSPQVIQPTSLFRVASLSKSLTAAALLRLAQDGRLSLGDPVGRYVDLTPPAGQAVDPRLANVSLWRILQHTGGWDRNLTNFDPLFKDLVIARSLGAPLELTHADVVRFMSGQPLSHDPGSYVSYSNYGYLLAGRVVEAVTGQPYETYVRQELLAPLGITRMANGWSVARHSGEVGYESQYTGTTVLDNSGTIVDSPYGTFSMRMHDANGGWIASAVDLVRWASAFDTGSPILNSTSLGRAWAVPNPTGVNANGWYYGLGWQVRPVTTGGTGRNTWHTGSLPGTYSIVVRTYHGLSWAAVFNRRDDESGLTYGDIDPALWAASRAVTSWPTHNFWSKYFA; this comes from the coding sequence ATGAACAGGACAACGATCAGCAGGCGCGCCTTCGGCAAGCTGGTGGGCGCGGCGGGCGCGGGGACCCTCGCCGCCGGGGCGTTGGGCGGGTCGCCCGGCCAGGCGGCACCGCAGGCCACCTGGGTGGCCAGCGGTACGGCGGTGGCCGCGCTGTCGGCCTTCGACAGCGCCATGCAGACCTTCATGCAGGCCCGGCACGTCTCCGCTGGGCAGCTCGCCGTGACCTACAAGGGCCGGCTGGTGCTGGCCCGCGGCTACGGCAACGACTCCCCGCAAGTGATCCAGCCGACCTCGCTGTTCCGGGTGGCCAGCCTGTCGAAGTCACTGACCGCGGCGGCCCTGCTCCGGCTCGCCCAGGACGGCAGGCTCAGCCTCGGCGACCCGGTCGGCAGGTACGTCGACCTGACCCCGCCCGCCGGCCAGGCGGTGGACCCGCGGCTGGCCAACGTCAGCCTGTGGCGGATCCTCCAGCACACCGGCGGCTGGGACCGGAACCTGACCAACTTCGACCCCCTGTTCAAGGACCTGGTCATCGCCCGGTCGCTCGGCGCGCCGCTGGAGCTGACCCACGCCGACGTGGTCCGGTTCATGTCCGGCCAGCCACTCAGCCACGACCCCGGCTCGTACGTGTCGTACAGCAACTACGGCTACCTGCTGGCCGGCCGGGTGGTCGAGGCGGTGACCGGCCAGCCCTACGAGACGTACGTCCGGCAGGAACTGCTCGCGCCACTGGGCATCACCCGGATGGCGAACGGCTGGTCGGTCGCCCGGCACAGCGGTGAGGTCGGGTACGAGTCGCAGTACACCGGCACCACCGTGCTGGACAACTCGGGCACCATCGTGGACTCCCCGTACGGCACGTTCAGCATGCGAATGCACGACGCCAACGGCGGGTGGATCGCCTCCGCCGTGGACCTGGTGCGCTGGGCGTCGGCCTTCGACACCGGCAGCCCGATCCTGAACAGCACCTCGCTGGGCCGGGCGTGGGCGGTGCCGAACCCGACCGGGGTGAACGCCAACGGTTGGTACTACGGCCTCGGTTGGCAGGTGCGTCCGGTGACGACCGGCGGCACCGGGCGTAACACCTGGCACACCGGTAGCCTGCCGGGCACGTACAGCATCGTGGTACGCACCTACCACGGGCTGAGCTGGGCGGCGGTGTTCAACCGGCGCGACGACGAGTCCGGGCTGACCTACGGCGACATCGACCCCGCGCTCTGGGCCGCCTCCCGCGCGGTGACCAGTTGGCCGACCCACAACTTCTGGTCGAAGTACTTCGCGTGA
- a CDS encoding thiamine pyrophosphate-requiring protein, translating to MSPDHAAPGEAGALPKHATVADHIVARLFSWGVHRYFGYPGDGINGLTSALQRTNERAQFIQVRHEETAGFAASAHVKYGGGPLGCALVTSGPGAIHLLNGLYDAKLDHQPVVALVGHTAVTAEGGGYYQEVDLLALYKDVAAAFLAQLDHPAQVRHLVDRACRTALARRTVTALVLPSDLQDEPAIPDPPYAHGYYHTSNVPSSPPTVPPEADLRRAAEVLRSGQRVAMLVGQGALGAPDEVREIAQRLGAGVATALLGFTAVDHREPWVTGSIGLLGTRPSWQLMTGCDRLLIVGSNMPYSEFYPPQGQARAVQIDVDGTQLGLRYPTEVNLTGDAGPTLRALLHELGTGPGPTAWRAEIAEATSSWRRVQRELAEQTADPVNPQLLFSTLSERLPDDAMIAVDCGTTTAWYARHVQVRPGMLASLSGTLLSMGGAMPYALSAKFAHPDRPLVALIGDGAMQMNGVNELITVAKYWRSWADPRFVVLVLNNRDLAFVSWEQRSSEGTPMFPDSQQLPDIGYHQWAQVLGLHGELVDSPEQVPAIWDRALTADRPVVINALVDPAELMLPPHFTAEQARKTAAAVLRGDTDWAGIIRRGLPATLASYRPRRRQG from the coding sequence GTGAGCCCAGACCACGCCGCGCCGGGCGAAGCGGGTGCCCTGCCCAAGCACGCCACCGTCGCGGACCACATCGTCGCCCGCCTGTTCAGCTGGGGCGTGCACCGGTACTTCGGCTACCCGGGCGACGGCATCAACGGCCTCACCTCCGCTCTGCAACGCACCAACGAGCGGGCCCAGTTCATCCAGGTGCGACACGAGGAGACCGCCGGCTTCGCCGCCTCGGCGCACGTCAAGTACGGCGGTGGGCCGCTGGGCTGCGCGCTGGTGACCAGCGGGCCGGGCGCCATCCATCTGCTCAACGGCCTGTACGACGCCAAGCTCGACCACCAGCCGGTTGTCGCTCTGGTCGGGCACACCGCGGTCACCGCCGAGGGGGGCGGCTACTACCAGGAGGTCGACCTGCTGGCCCTCTACAAGGACGTGGCCGCGGCGTTCCTGGCCCAGCTCGACCACCCGGCGCAGGTCCGCCATCTGGTCGACCGGGCGTGCCGCACGGCGCTGGCCCGGCGTACCGTCACCGCCCTGGTGCTCCCCTCGGACCTGCAGGACGAGCCGGCCATCCCGGACCCGCCGTACGCGCACGGCTACTACCACACCAGCAACGTGCCGAGCAGCCCGCCGACCGTGCCGCCGGAGGCGGACCTGCGCCGGGCAGCCGAGGTGCTGCGCAGCGGGCAGCGGGTGGCGATGCTGGTGGGGCAGGGCGCGCTCGGGGCACCGGACGAGGTCCGCGAGATCGCCCAGCGGCTCGGCGCGGGGGTGGCCACCGCGCTGCTCGGCTTCACCGCCGTCGACCACCGGGAGCCGTGGGTCACCGGCTCGATCGGGCTGCTCGGCACCCGGCCGAGCTGGCAGCTGATGACCGGCTGCGACCGGCTGCTGATCGTCGGCAGCAACATGCCGTACTCGGAGTTCTACCCGCCGCAGGGGCAGGCCCGCGCGGTGCAGATCGACGTGGACGGCACCCAACTCGGGCTGCGATACCCGACCGAGGTGAACCTGACCGGCGACGCCGGCCCCACGCTGCGGGCGTTGCTGCACGAGCTGGGCACCGGCCCCGGGCCGACCGCCTGGCGGGCGGAGATCGCTGAGGCCACCTCGTCGTGGCGCCGGGTGCAGCGCGAGCTGGCCGAGCAGACCGCCGACCCGGTCAACCCGCAGCTGCTGTTCAGCACCCTCAGCGAGCGGCTGCCCGACGACGCGATGATCGCCGTGGACTGCGGCACCACGACCGCCTGGTACGCCCGGCACGTGCAGGTCCGGCCCGGGATGCTTGCCAGCCTCTCCGGGACCCTGCTGTCCATGGGCGGCGCCATGCCGTACGCGCTGAGCGCCAAGTTCGCCCACCCGGACCGCCCGCTGGTGGCGCTGATCGGCGACGGTGCGATGCAGATGAACGGCGTCAACGAGCTGATCACCGTGGCCAAGTACTGGCGCAGCTGGGCGGACCCACGGTTCGTGGTGCTGGTGCTCAACAACCGGGATCTGGCATTCGTCAGCTGGGAGCAACGTTCCAGCGAGGGGACGCCGATGTTCCCGGACAGCCAGCAGCTGCCGGACATCGGCTACCACCAGTGGGCGCAGGTGCTCGGGCTGCACGGCGAGCTGGTCGACTCCCCGGAGCAGGTGCCGGCGATCTGGGACCGGGCGCTCACCGCCGACCGGCCGGTGGTGATCAACGCGCTGGTCGACCCGGCGGAGCTGATGCTGCCACCACACTTCACCGCCGAGCAGGCGCGCAAGACCGCGGCGGCAGTGCTGCGCGGCGACACCGATTGGGCCGGAATCATCCGCCGCGGCCTACCCGCCACCCTGGCCAGCTACCGCCCCCGTCGCCGGCAGGGCTGA
- a CDS encoding PucR family transcriptional regulator gives MFPTVREVLALDPVRHGAPRVVAGDAGLDRPVRWVHVAEVPDIATLLGGGELVLTTGIGLPGDDAGLRAFIGDLADVGVSGLVVELGRRYVSGVPRVMAAAAERRGLPLVELRRATPFVRITEAVHALIVDAQLTELRATEEIHQRFTDLSVEGADATEVIRQAAELSGCPVVLENLSRQVLGYDPAGESAELLLDGWEQHSRRIRPAGRTAYDPDSGWLVTVVGARGQDWGRLLLRWPGGGELPTRRGTDPARPDPSPGPPTRLTILIERAASTLALGRLIRRDAEGLERQIHRTLLTALLDHSRSVDEVALRAKALGVVLDRRHLVGVMVRHRADDPAGEGGPEAGPARLRDLSEAVGQALREAKLTALTSAVDDHSVGALLALPDPAAEDRALSAFAAALRRVRLDAGASRVASGANASPVASGADASRVVADGVGRSVGGVIVAAGSGVGSLREARRSLIEARQIAEAARRDRRDLPIFRLPHVGLAGLLHLLRDEPRLQTFVERELGALLEYDARHPRERLLDTLRAYLEQGRNKSAGAAAAHLSRPAFYERLARIARILDVDLDSVEACLSLHVALLALDAVRTP, from the coding sequence GTGTTCCCTACCGTCCGTGAGGTCCTCGCCCTGGACCCGGTCCGCCACGGCGCGCCGCGCGTGGTCGCCGGGGACGCCGGGCTGGACCGGCCGGTCCGCTGGGTGCACGTCGCCGAGGTGCCCGACATCGCCACCCTGCTCGGCGGTGGCGAGCTGGTGCTCACCACCGGCATCGGGCTGCCCGGCGACGACGCGGGGCTGCGCGCGTTCATCGGGGACCTGGCCGACGTCGGTGTCTCCGGGCTCGTCGTCGAGCTGGGCCGCCGGTACGTCAGCGGGGTGCCCCGGGTGATGGCCGCCGCCGCCGAGCGGCGCGGCCTGCCCCTGGTGGAGCTGCGCCGGGCCACCCCGTTCGTGCGGATCACCGAGGCGGTGCACGCGTTGATCGTCGACGCGCAGCTCACCGAGCTGCGCGCCACCGAGGAGATCCACCAGCGGTTCACCGACCTCTCGGTCGAGGGCGCCGACGCGACCGAGGTGATCCGGCAGGCCGCCGAACTGTCCGGTTGCCCGGTGGTGCTGGAGAACCTGTCCCGGCAGGTGCTGGGGTACGACCCGGCGGGGGAGAGCGCCGAACTGCTCCTGGACGGCTGGGAGCAGCACTCCCGGCGGATCCGGCCGGCCGGGCGGACCGCGTACGACCCGGACAGCGGCTGGCTGGTGACGGTCGTCGGAGCCCGGGGGCAGGACTGGGGGCGGCTGCTGCTGCGCTGGCCCGGCGGCGGGGAGTTGCCCACCCGCCGGGGCACCGACCCGGCGCGGCCCGACCCGAGCCCCGGGCCGCCGACCCGGCTCACCATCCTGATCGAGCGGGCCGCGTCCACCCTCGCGCTGGGCCGGCTGATCCGCCGCGACGCCGAAGGGCTGGAACGGCAGATCCACCGCACCCTGCTCACCGCACTGCTGGACCACTCCCGATCGGTGGACGAGGTGGCGCTGCGGGCGAAGGCGCTCGGCGTGGTGCTCGACCGCCGGCATCTGGTCGGCGTGATGGTCCGGCACCGGGCCGACGACCCGGCCGGCGAGGGCGGTCCCGAGGCCGGCCCGGCCCGGCTGCGGGACCTGTCCGAGGCGGTCGGCCAGGCGCTGCGGGAGGCGAAGCTGACCGCACTGACCAGCGCGGTCGACGACCACTCGGTCGGCGCGCTGCTGGCCCTGCCGGACCCGGCCGCCGAGGACCGCGCGCTGTCCGCGTTCGCCGCCGCGCTGCGCCGGGTACGCCTCGACGCAGGCGCGTCCCGGGTGGCGTCCGGCGCCAACGCGTCCCCGGTGGCGTCCGGTGCCGACGCGTCCCGGGTGGTGGCCGACGGAGTAGGTCGGTCGGTGGGCGGGGTGATCGTGGCCGCGGGGTCCGGGGTGGGCAGCCTGCGGGAGGCCCGACGATCGCTGATCGAGGCGCGGCAGATCGCTGAGGCGGCCCGCCGCGACCGGCGTGACCTGCCGATCTTCCGGCTACCGCACGTGGGTCTGGCCGGCCTGTTGCACCTGCTGCGCGACGAGCCTCGGTTGCAGACCTTCGTGGAGCGCGAACTCGGGGCGCTGCTGGAGTACGACGCCCGGCACCCCCGGGAGCGGCTGCTCGACACTCTGCGCGCGTACCTGGAGCAGGGGCGCAACAAGTCCGCCGGCGCCGCCGCCGCCCACCTGTCCCGGCCGGCCTTCTACGAGCGCCTGGCCCGTATCGCCCGCATCCTCGACGTCGACCTCGACTCGGTCGAAGCCTGCCTCTCGCTGCACGTGGCCCTACTGGCCCTGGACGCCGTCCGCACCCCCTGA
- a CDS encoding transglycosylase domain-containing protein produces the protein MAASRSPLSRLFTVLLAGLLAGLALAVAALPGNLLLGFAARSAIGTYAALPDALRTPATPQRSYLYANDGKTLITTFYDVNRTDVPLADIAPVMRQAIVAAEDRRFYSHGGADLRGLARALVSNVKGGGTEQGGSTLTMQYVRNVLKTDPTRTAEERAAATDPTIPRKIQEIRYAGALEQSLGKDEILNRYLNIAYFGSNAYGIAAASQRYFGKPPAQLTLAESALLAGLVQSPDAYSPIDGNKDDALARRSYVLDSMAETGAITAGQAAQAKAEPLTLHPTAQPNGCTAVAQGHDDWGYFCDYLRRWWVAQPAFGATVPEREQALRSGGYTVVTSLDPQIQATAQQQATKVYGYDNKRALPIAAVQPGTGQVLAMAVNRHYSLADNPGGQANYPNTVNPLISGGASVDGYQAGSTFKLFTMLAALESGRTLSTGFDAPAKLPTRYAAEGPGSCDGTWCPANANPDWMDGYRMMWDGFGRSVNTYFVWLAEQVGQDKVVEMAQRLGITFRADADAAFAKDDAANWGSFTLGVAATTPLDLANAYATVAAEGTYCTPVPVVSVTAANGDKVPVGQPACKRVLDADVARAATDAARCPVGQQSPYGQCNGGTATGVNDILDGRPVAGKTGSSEQNSTETFVGFTPQVAVAGIAANPDDPTDSVGSAVQAKVIDAVARVIATAVKGQPEKAFVAPSRELAGEPRRPVERAPVPDRRPTREDDPRSLLQRWLDRRG, from the coding sequence ATGGCCGCCTCCCGCTCGCCGCTGTCGCGGCTGTTCACCGTGCTGCTCGCCGGCTTGCTGGCCGGGCTCGCCCTGGCAGTCGCCGCGCTGCCGGGCAACCTGCTGCTCGGGTTCGCCGCCCGCTCCGCGATCGGGACGTACGCCGCGTTGCCTGACGCGCTGCGCACCCCGGCCACCCCGCAGCGCTCCTACCTCTACGCCAACGACGGCAAGACGCTGATCACGACGTTCTACGACGTGAACCGCACCGACGTACCGCTGGCGGACATCGCCCCGGTGATGCGGCAGGCGATTGTGGCGGCCGAGGACCGGCGGTTCTACTCGCACGGCGGCGCGGACCTGCGCGGGCTGGCCCGCGCGCTGGTGTCCAACGTCAAGGGCGGCGGCACCGAGCAGGGCGGCTCGACGCTGACCATGCAGTACGTCCGTAACGTGCTCAAGACCGACCCCACCCGCACCGCCGAGGAACGCGCCGCCGCCACCGACCCCACGATTCCGCGCAAGATCCAGGAGATCCGGTACGCGGGCGCGTTGGAACAGAGCCTCGGCAAGGACGAGATCCTCAACCGGTACCTGAACATCGCCTACTTCGGCTCCAATGCGTACGGGATCGCGGCGGCCAGCCAGCGCTACTTCGGCAAGCCTCCGGCGCAGCTGACCCTCGCCGAGTCGGCCCTGCTCGCTGGCCTGGTGCAGTCCCCGGACGCGTACAGCCCCATCGACGGGAACAAGGACGACGCGCTGGCCCGCCGGTCGTACGTCCTGGACTCGATGGCCGAGACCGGCGCCATCACCGCCGGGCAGGCCGCGCAGGCCAAGGCGGAGCCGCTGACCCTGCACCCCACCGCGCAGCCCAACGGCTGCACCGCCGTGGCCCAGGGCCACGACGACTGGGGCTACTTCTGCGACTACCTGCGCCGATGGTGGGTCGCCCAGCCGGCGTTCGGGGCCACCGTGCCGGAGCGCGAGCAGGCCCTGCGGTCGGGCGGCTACACCGTGGTCACCTCGCTGGACCCGCAGATCCAGGCCACCGCGCAGCAGCAGGCCACCAAGGTCTACGGGTACGACAACAAGCGCGCCCTGCCGATCGCGGCCGTGCAGCCGGGCACCGGGCAGGTGCTGGCGATGGCGGTCAACCGGCACTACAGCCTGGCCGACAACCCGGGCGGGCAGGCCAACTACCCGAACACCGTCAACCCGCTGATCTCCGGCGGGGCCAGCGTCGACGGGTACCAGGCCGGCTCGACGTTCAAGCTGTTCACCATGCTCGCCGCGCTGGAGTCCGGCCGTACCCTCTCCACCGGCTTCGACGCACCCGCCAAGTTGCCCACCCGGTACGCCGCCGAGGGCCCGGGCAGCTGTGACGGCACCTGGTGCCCGGCCAACGCCAACCCGGACTGGATGGACGGGTACCGGATGATGTGGGACGGCTTCGGCCGTTCGGTGAACACCTACTTCGTCTGGCTGGCCGAGCAGGTCGGCCAGGACAAGGTGGTGGAGATGGCGCAGCGGCTCGGCATCACCTTCCGCGCCGACGCGGACGCCGCCTTCGCCAAGGACGACGCCGCCAACTGGGGTTCGTTCACCCTGGGCGTGGCCGCCACCACCCCGCTGGACCTGGCCAACGCGTACGCCACGGTGGCCGCCGAGGGCACCTACTGCACGCCCGTGCCGGTGGTCTCGGTGACCGCAGCGAACGGTGACAAGGTGCCGGTCGGGCAGCCGGCCTGCAAGCGGGTGCTCGACGCCGACGTGGCCCGCGCCGCGACCGACGCCGCCCGCTGCCCGGTCGGCCAGCAGTCGCCGTACGGGCAGTGCAACGGTGGCACCGCCACCGGCGTGAACGACATCCTCGACGGCCGCCCGGTGGCCGGCAAGACCGGCAGCTCGGAGCAGAACTCGACCGAGACGTTCGTCGGCTTCACCCCGCAGGTCGCGGTCGCCGGTATCGCCGCCAACCCGGACGACCCGACCGACTCGGTGGGCTCCGCGGTGCAGGCCAAGGTGATCGACGCGGTCGCCCGGGTCATCGCCACCGCCGTGAAGGGCCAGCCGGAGAAGGCGTTCGTCGCGCCCAGCCGCGAGTTGGCCGGCGAACCCCGCCGCCCGGTCGAGCGCGCCCCCGTTCCGGACCGTCGACCAACCCGGGAGGACGACCCTCGCTCACTCCTGCAACGCTGGCTGGACCGCCGCGGCTGA
- a CDS encoding TrmH family RNA methyltransferase, whose amino-acid sequence MPLPFRTKRPGWGGLDRPRSAGRAVRQNRRVPVHQITDPDDDRIADYRALTDVELRTRWEPPHGLFIAEGELVLRRALRAGYPARSYLVDAKRADQLADLDTGDAPVYAATQDVLQRATGFHVHRGVLASFHRRPLPTAAEVLATARRVVILEDVNNHTNLGAVFRGAAALGIDAVLLSPTCADPLYRRSVRVSMGEVFAVPYAKLERWPVALDQVREAGFTVLAMTPAPDAVPIQRLTPAQRARAALLLGAEGPGLTAAAQSASDVRVVIPMRRGVDSLNVAAAAAVAFWELGRDDPL is encoded by the coding sequence ATTCCCCTTCCTTTCCGGACAAAACGCCCCGGGTGGGGTGGGCTCGACCGGCCCCGGAGTGCCGGGCGGGCCGTCCGGCAGAATCGTCGGGTGCCCGTCCACCAGATCACCGATCCCGACGACGACCGGATCGCCGACTACCGCGCGCTCACCGACGTCGAGCTGCGCACCCGCTGGGAGCCGCCGCACGGCCTGTTCATCGCCGAGGGGGAGCTGGTGCTGCGCCGCGCGCTGCGCGCCGGCTACCCGGCCCGGTCGTACCTGGTCGACGCCAAGCGGGCCGACCAGCTCGCCGACCTGGACACCGGCGACGCGCCGGTCTACGCGGCGACGCAGGACGTGCTGCAACGGGCCACCGGATTCCACGTACACCGGGGGGTGCTGGCGTCGTTCCACCGCCGTCCGCTGCCGACGGCGGCCGAGGTGCTCGCCACCGCGCGCCGGGTGGTGATCCTGGAGGACGTCAACAACCACACCAACCTCGGCGCGGTTTTCAGGGGCGCCGCCGCGCTCGGCATCGACGCGGTGCTGCTCTCGCCCACCTGCGCCGACCCGCTCTACCGACGCAGCGTACGGGTCAGCATGGGCGAGGTCTTCGCGGTGCCGTACGCCAAGCTCGAGCGCTGGCCGGTGGCCCTGGACCAGGTGCGGGAAGCGGGCTTCACCGTGCTCGCCATGACGCCGGCTCCGGACGCCGTACCGATCCAGCGGCTCACTCCGGCGCAGCGTGCGCGGGCGGCGCTGCTCCTCGGCGCCGAAGGCCCTGGCCTCACCGCGGCGGCCCAGTCAGCCAGCGACGTACGGGTGGTAATCCCGATGCGGCGCGGAGTGGACTCGTTGAACGTTGCCGCCGCAGCCGCGGTCGCCTTCTGGGAGTTGGGTCGCGACGATCCCCTGTGA
- a CDS encoding epoxide hydrolase family protein, producing the protein MHPFRVDISQRDLDDLYERLDRTRWPDQLPGVGWEYGVPRDYLMDLVRYWRHEYDWRAAEARLNEWPQFTTTIDGADIHFAHIRSPEPGATPLLITHGWPGSIVEFTEVAGPLTDPRAHGGDPSDAFHLVMPSIPGFGFSGPTRETGWEFRRVAAAFAEMMRRLGYQRYGVQGGDWGSVISRELGRTQTGHVIGVHLNLLPNSSVTEEPDADLLATLSPAERERTLASWRRTQQWDRDSAGYAVIQSTRPQTLAYGLTDSPVGQLAWIAEKFKEWTDSSARPEDAVDRDHLLTNVMLYWLTGTAGSSARIYYERAHADYWGSPPEPSTAPTALAAFPRDNFIPLRHIADRTNNIVRWTEFDRGGHFAAMETPDLLVADIRTFFRQLRAETSD; encoded by the coding sequence ATCCATCCTTTCCGGGTCGACATTTCGCAACGCGATCTCGACGACCTGTACGAGCGGCTCGATCGCACCAGGTGGCCCGACCAGTTGCCCGGGGTGGGCTGGGAGTACGGCGTCCCGCGGGACTACCTGATGGACCTGGTGCGGTACTGGCGGCACGAATACGACTGGCGTGCCGCGGAGGCCAGGCTCAACGAGTGGCCGCAGTTCACTACCACGATCGATGGGGCGGACATTCACTTCGCGCACATCCGGTCCCCGGAGCCGGGCGCGACTCCGCTGCTCATCACGCACGGCTGGCCGGGCTCAATCGTGGAGTTCACCGAGGTCGCCGGGCCGCTGACCGATCCGCGGGCCCACGGCGGCGACCCGTCCGACGCCTTCCACCTGGTCATGCCGAGCATCCCGGGGTTCGGGTTCTCCGGGCCGACGCGGGAGACCGGATGGGAGTTCCGGCGGGTGGCCGCCGCATTCGCCGAGATGATGCGGCGTCTCGGCTATCAGCGGTACGGCGTGCAGGGCGGTGACTGGGGGTCGGTCATCTCCCGCGAACTCGGTCGTACCCAGACCGGCCACGTCATCGGCGTACACCTGAACCTGCTGCCGAACTCGTCCGTGACGGAGGAACCGGACGCCGACCTGCTCGCCACGTTGAGCCCGGCGGAACGGGAGCGAACGCTGGCCTCGTGGCGGCGCACCCAACAGTGGGACCGCGACAGCGCCGGCTATGCGGTTATCCAGTCCACGCGACCGCAGACGCTTGCCTACGGCCTGACCGACTCTCCGGTCGGCCAGTTGGCCTGGATCGCGGAGAAGTTCAAGGAGTGGACGGACTCGTCGGCCCGCCCGGAGGACGCCGTCGACCGCGATCACCTGCTCACCAACGTCATGCTCTATTGGCTCACCGGAACGGCCGGCTCGTCCGCCCGCATCTACTACGAGCGGGCACATGCGGACTACTGGGGGTCGCCGCCGGAGCCGTCCACCGCACCGACAGCCCTGGCCGCCTTCCCGCGGGACAACTTCATTCCGTTGCGGCACATCGCCGATCGAACGAACAACATCGTGCGATGGACGGAGTTCGACCGAGGCGGGCATTTCGCTGCGATGGAGACACCCGATCTGCTGGTCGCTGACATCCGAACGTTCTTCCGACAGCTCCGCGCGGAGACGTCTGACTGA